The DNA region TATTTCAAACTTACCAAAGTTACTAGCCCAACAAGAACAACTACGGCAAAAGAGATCCGCCAGGAAAAGTTGTGCCCGATGAAAGTACCTAACGGAACGCCCAAGATATTAGCTATAGTTAAGCCCATAAACATTAAAGATACAGCCTGTGCTGCTTTGCCTTTCTCGGCAATTCTGCTGGCCACAACCGAACCTACGCCAAAAAAGGCGCCATGAGGTAGACCTGATAAAAATCGGGCGACAAACAAAGTATTAAATGATGGTGCGAAGGCCGAAAAGGCATTAAATGTAGTAAACATTACCATCAGGGCAAGCAATATTTTTTTAGGTGGATATTTACCGGCGATCATTACCAGTAAGGGAGCGCCAATTACTACACCGAGTGCATAGGCCGAAATCAAGTGGCCCGCCTTGGGAATCGTCACGCTCAAATCGGTTGCAATGTCGGGGAGGAGGCCCATCATTACAAACTCCGTTATTCCGATGCCCAAACCGCCGAGTGTTAATGGAAGAAGATTTTTATTCATAGCGCACTTAGTGTTAAAATTACACTAAGCAAAGATAGGGGTTTTTGAGTTACGGAAATGTAATATTTAAACCAGTAAAATTCGCAAGAACTTACCTGGTCATAGCGTCTTACCTCGTCGTAGCGTCTCGCTACGACCAATATTAAATTAATCGAACAATGAGTTGTTAAAAAAAAAAGCTGCTCCAATTGGGAACAGCTTTTTTTTGGCATATGCTAACTTACTTCGATCTGCTATATGCTAAAATCTTGGTGATGGTTTCATCTTGAGGATTTTTAGCCAATCGATCTAACTTACTTTTGATCTGATCATAAAATAAGTCGATTTCTGCATCAGATGCTATGTCTGTTTTAGACTGGAACATACTGTTGGTAGGTAAATTTACATTTGTTTTCGATGTAGAGGTTTTTGTCATAAGCAACTAAATGTTAAAGGTTTTTATATACCTTAACGTCTGTTTAATTGCTTTATTTCGATCTCCAAAAAAAAATATGTAACATTTTCGCTACCCTTTGTAGGTCACTTCTTTCGTCTTCAGCATCTTACGCAGATTGCTTAACGCATAACGCATCCGGCCCAGGGCAGTATTGATGCTTACATCCGTCAGGTCGGCGATCTCTTTAAAGCTCAAATCTGCATAATGGCGCATTAAAAGCACTTCTTTCTGCTCATCGGGCAATAAATGAATCATTGCTTTCAAGTCTCTATGCGTTTGTTCCCTCAACATTTTCTCCTCTGCACTCTCGTCGTAGAAGTGTAGCATATTGAATACATCCATTCCATCAGAACTTGTAATTATTGGTGTTCTTTTTTCCTTTCTGAAATAATCAATTACTAAATTATGCGCAATACGCATTACCCAAGGTAAGAACTTGCCTTCCTCGTTATATCTTCCAGATCGCAGTGTGTTAATTACTTTGATAAAAGCGTCTTGAAAAATAT from Pedobacter endophyticus includes:
- a CDS encoding RNA polymerase sigma factor; amino-acid sequence: MNLQSYNDQDLVKLYIAGNENGLQELLRRHKSKIYTSIYLLVKDQYLAEDIFQDAFIKVINTLRSGRYNEEGKFLPWVMRIAHNLVIDYFRKEKRTPIITSSDGMDVFNMLHFYDESAEEKMLREQTHRDLKAMIHLLPDEQKEVLLMRHYADLSFKEIADLTDVSINTALGRMRYALSNLRKMLKTKEVTYKG